One Phycisphaerae bacterium genomic window carries:
- a CDS encoding aminotransferase class I/II-fold pyridoxal phosphate-dependent enzyme: MNTTKHVSLNLNVRGLGLSATLAIQAKCRELRRANRRIYDFGLGQSPFPVPQPVVEALRLAAPQKDYLPVRGLPALREAVAEFHRRKDQLDTHPDRVLVGPGSKELMFLVQLVYYGEILLTPPCWVTYWPQARILGRRISRIHTSFEAGWKISAEQLLRSLELIHDDRRPRLLVLNYPSNPTGGTYTADELRELAEIARRFELIVLSDEIYGQLHFSGEHVSIARFYPEGTIVSSGLSKWCGAGGWRLGTFTFPAELDWLADAMASVASETYTSVCAPVQFAAVEAFRGGTEIERYLFHARRILAALGMRCAATLTAAGLRVHPPAGAFYLFPDFSPLAERLAARGVTDGKTLCDRLLDEAGVAALPGVAFGRSRGELTARLAYVDFDGAAALALAEGYPPDQPLPESLIQQVGENVLAGVECLAAWVGQAR; encoded by the coding sequence ATGAACACCACGAAACACGTCAGTCTCAATCTCAATGTACGCGGTCTGGGCCTGTCGGCGACGCTGGCCATCCAGGCCAAGTGCCGTGAACTCCGGCGCGCGAATCGACGCATTTACGATTTCGGGCTGGGCCAGTCACCCTTCCCGGTGCCCCAGCCGGTGGTGGAGGCGCTGCGGCTGGCGGCGCCGCAAAAGGACTACCTGCCAGTGCGCGGACTGCCGGCCCTGCGCGAAGCGGTGGCCGAATTCCACCGGCGGAAGGACCAGTTGGACACACACCCCGACCGCGTCCTGGTCGGTCCCGGCTCGAAGGAGCTGATGTTCCTCGTGCAACTGGTCTACTATGGTGAAATCCTGCTGACGCCGCCATGCTGGGTCACGTACTGGCCGCAGGCGCGCATCCTGGGGCGGCGCATCAGCCGGATCCACACGAGCTTCGAAGCCGGCTGGAAGATCAGCGCCGAGCAGTTGCTCCGTTCGCTCGAGCTGATCCACGACGATCGCCGCCCGCGGCTGCTGGTGCTGAACTACCCGAGCAATCCGACGGGCGGCACCTACACGGCCGATGAGCTGCGGGAGCTTGCCGAGATCGCGCGGCGCTTCGAGCTGATCGTGCTCTCGGACGAGATTTACGGGCAACTGCACTTCAGCGGCGAGCACGTGTCGATCGCACGCTTCTACCCGGAGGGCACGATCGTCAGCTCGGGGCTCTCGAAGTGGTGCGGGGCCGGCGGCTGGCGGCTGGGGACGTTCACGTTTCCCGCGGAGCTCGACTGGCTGGCCGACGCGATGGCGAGCGTCGCGAGCGAGACGTACACGTCCGTGTGTGCTCCCGTGCAGTTCGCCGCGGTGGAAGCGTTTCGCGGCGGGACCGAGATCGAGCGCTACCTGTTCCACGCGCGGCGCATTCTGGCGGCACTGGGGATGCGCTGCGCGGCCACGCTGACCGCCGCCGGCCTGCGCGTCCACCCGCCGGCGGGTGCGTTTTACCTGTTTCCGGATTTCAGCCCGCTGGCGGAGAGGCTGGCCGCGCGCGGCGTAACCGACGGCAAGACCCTCTGCGATCGTCTGCTGGACGAGGCCGGGGTCGCGGCCCTGCCGGGCGTCGCTTTCGGCCGGTCACGCGGCGAGTTGACCGCCCGCCTGGCCTACGTCGATTTTGATGGGGCCGCAGCGCTGGCGCTGGCCGAGGGGTATCCGCCGGACCAACCGCTGCCCGAAAGCCTTATTCAGCAAGTGGGCGAGAACGTGCTGGCGGGGGTGGAGTGTCTGGCCGCGTGGGTCGGGCAGGCGCGCTGA
- a CDS encoding Rrf2 family transcriptional regulator, with protein MFATTHLAENATGAPIQGRDIAEACGIPPGHLLKILQQLVRAQILSSERGPAGGFVLRKPPQEISLLEIVEAIEGPINGDLLLRNVAASKETARARLEQTCQEVAEYAKSRLAGTVIANCTNHQG; from the coding sequence GTGTTTGCTACCACGCACTTGGCGGAGAACGCCACGGGGGCGCCCATTCAGGGGCGGGATATCGCCGAGGCGTGCGGGATCCCGCCGGGACACCTGCTGAAGATTCTGCAGCAGCTCGTGCGGGCGCAGATTCTCAGCAGCGAACGCGGGCCGGCCGGCGGTTTTGTGCTCCGCAAGCCGCCCCAGGAGATCTCACTGCTCGAGATCGTCGAGGCGATCGAAGGGCCGATCAACGGCGACCTGCTGTTGCGCAACGTCGCCGCGAGCAAGGAAACGGCCCGTGCCCGTCTGGAGCAGACTTGCCAGGAAGTCGCCGAATACGCCAAGTCCCGCCTCGCCGGCACCGTGATCGCCAACTGCACCAATCACCAGGGTTGA